A region of uncultured Draconibacterium sp. DNA encodes the following proteins:
- a CDS encoding peptidoglycan DD-metalloendopeptidase family protein translates to MNRLYFIILILLPLVNFGQEEKEVSKKIANDFERLYNADKYNELFDLFSPEMKKDLPIEKTIDFLKGLKKQAGNIENREFIRYENKTYASYKTRFERAVFSLNISVDKDDKINGLLVKPFKDENLPKPDRNKTKLDLPFRGEWTVVWGGDTKELNYHVENEAQKNAFDFIITDKTGKSYKTDGKTNADYYAFGKEIIAPCNAEVVCVIDGIADNTPGEFDLFYIPGNTVIIKTANNEYLFFAHFKQNSIVVKQGQKINKGDVLGLCGNSGNSSEAHLHFHIQNIQDINKATGVKCFFDNIKVNGYLKNDYSPLKGERIQNN, encoded by the coding sequence ATGAATCGGCTCTATTTTATCATTTTAATTTTACTACCATTAGTAAACTTCGGACAAGAAGAGAAAGAGGTCTCAAAAAAAATCGCTAACGATTTCGAGCGTTTATATAACGCTGATAAATACAATGAACTGTTTGACCTCTTTTCTCCTGAAATGAAAAAAGATTTACCAATTGAGAAAACTATTGATTTTTTAAAAGGACTAAAAAAACAGGCAGGAAATATTGAAAACAGAGAGTTTATCCGATATGAAAACAAAACCTATGCCTCTTACAAAACCAGGTTTGAACGTGCAGTATTTTCGCTAAATATATCGGTTGACAAGGATGATAAAATAAACGGTTTATTGGTAAAACCTTTTAAGGATGAAAACCTCCCAAAACCTGACAGAAATAAAACAAAACTCGATTTGCCATTTCGTGGAGAATGGACTGTTGTGTGGGGAGGAGACACCAAAGAATTAAACTATCATGTTGAGAATGAAGCACAAAAAAACGCATTCGATTTTATTATTACCGACAAAACAGGAAAATCATACAAAACAGACGGAAAAACAAACGCAGACTATTATGCTTTTGGCAAAGAGATAATTGCACCTTGTAACGCCGAGGTAGTTTGTGTAATAGATGGTATTGCGGATAATACTCCCGGAGAATTTGACCTTTTTTATATCCCGGGGAACACGGTTATTATTAAAACAGCCAATAATGAATATTTATTCTTTGCGCATTTCAAACAAAACTCAATCGTTGTAAAACAAGGACAAAAAATAAATAAAGGAGATGTACTGGGGCTTTGCGGCAACTCGGGAAACTCTTCAGAAGCACATCTTCATTTTCACATTCAGAATATTCAGGATATCAATAAAGCAACAGGAGTTAAATGCTTTTTTGACAACATTAAGGTAAATGGATATTTGAAAAACGATTACTCACCTTTAAAAGGTGAACGAATTCAAAACAATTAA
- a CDS encoding YifB family Mg chelatase-like AAA ATPase produces MLVKTFGSAVFGIDATTITIEVDVTTGIKFLLVGLPDSAVKESQQRIESALRLNGYKWPKKKIIINMAPADIRKEGSAYDLPLAAAVLAASGQINHNKLSKYVLMGELSLDGTLQPIKGVLPIAINARAEDFEGFILPKQNAREAAVVDRLKVYGAENITEVIDFLNDEGSLEQTVIDTRAEFYAQVNNNPLDFSDVKGQENVKRALEIAAAGSHNIILVGPPGSGKTMLAKRIPTVLPPFSLKEALETTKIHSVVGKIDKETSLMTRRPFRSPHHTISDVALVGGGNYPQPGEISLAHNGVLFLDELPEFKRTVLEVMRQPLEDRNITISRAKFSVEYPASFMLVASMNPCPCGYYNHPTKECVCAPGVVQKYLNKISGPLLDRIDIHLEVVPVPFKKLSEMESSENSEAVRERVLEARQIQEKRFENHQGVYANAQMSSKLIREYVVLDNESNNLIKNAMDRLGLSARAYDRILKVSRTIADLDGQEHVQADHLSEAIHYRSLDRENWGG; encoded by the coding sequence ATGTTAGTTAAAACCTTCGGAAGCGCAGTCTTCGGCATTGATGCCACTACAATTACCATTGAAGTTGATGTAACCACCGGAATTAAATTCCTGCTTGTGGGGCTGCCCGACAGTGCGGTAAAAGAAAGTCAGCAACGTATTGAATCTGCCCTGCGTTTAAATGGCTACAAATGGCCCAAAAAGAAAATCATCATTAACATGGCTCCGGCCGATATCCGCAAAGAAGGGTCGGCCTACGATTTGCCACTGGCAGCTGCTGTTTTGGCCGCATCGGGGCAGATAAACCACAATAAATTATCAAAGTATGTGTTAATGGGCGAACTCTCGCTCGACGGAACTTTACAACCCATAAAAGGCGTTTTACCCATTGCCATCAATGCCCGTGCCGAGGATTTTGAAGGTTTTATTCTGCCCAAACAAAATGCACGCGAAGCTGCTGTTGTCGATCGGTTAAAAGTTTATGGTGCCGAGAATATTACAGAAGTGATCGACTTTTTAAATGATGAAGGAAGCCTTGAACAAACCGTAATCGATACCCGTGCCGAGTTTTATGCACAGGTCAATAATAATCCGTTGGATTTTTCGGATGTAAAAGGCCAGGAGAATGTAAAACGGGCTTTGGAGATCGCAGCAGCAGGAAGTCATAATATAATTTTAGTAGGGCCTCCGGGATCCGGAAAGACAATGCTGGCAAAACGAATTCCTACAGTATTACCTCCGTTTTCGTTAAAAGAAGCACTGGAAACCACCAAGATTCATTCGGTTGTGGGGAAGATCGATAAAGAAACTTCGTTGATGACGCGCCGCCCGTTCCGTTCGCCCCATCACACCATTTCGGACGTCGCGCTAGTTGGCGGCGGAAATTATCCACAGCCGGGGGAAATTAGCCTTGCGCATAACGGCGTTTTGTTTTTGGATGAGCTGCCCGAGTTTAAACGCACCGTTTTGGAAGTTATGCGTCAGCCGTTGGAAGACCGGAATATTACCATTTCGCGGGCCAAATTTTCGGTGGAGTACCCGGCAAGTTTTATGCTGGTGGCTTCCATGAATCCGTGTCCGTGTGGTTATTACAATCACCCCACAAAAGAGTGTGTCTGTGCGCCGGGAGTGGTGCAGAAATACCTCAACAAAATCTCGGGGCCGCTGCTCGACCGCATCGATATTCACCTGGAAGTGGTGCCTGTGCCATTCAAAAAATTGTCGGAAATGGAATCGTCGGAGAATAGTGAAGCTGTTCGGGAACGGGTGCTGGAAGCCCGTCAAATTCAGGAGAAACGTTTTGAGAATCATCAGGGTGTTTATGCTAACGCACAAATGAGTTCGAAACTGATACGCGAATATGTGGTGCTTGACAATGAAAGTAATAACCTGATTAAAAATGCCATGGACCGGCTTGGGCTCTCTGCCCGTGCATACGACCGTATTTTAAAGGTTTCGCGTACCATTGCCGATCTCGACGGACAAGAGCATGTGCAGGCCGATCATCTTTCGGAAGCCATTCATTACCGCAGTCTGGATCGCGAGAACTGGGGTGGGTAA
- a CDS encoding threonine/serine exporter family protein has product MKDSVADAQSAGNTLLEIGALLMSSGASTHRTRITIKRIAKSLGYGIDLLITQRALMLTIIEKDQQYFFSRLKRISPLHPNFKMVSGISHLSWNVKEQSWSVEKIKEELERLKSLPKYPRWLLLTMVGAAGAGFCNLFGGDALNMGVSFIATIAGLFVRQEAVRKNFNPYLCVFFAALVASFIAGLSEQFEIGSDPEKAVATSVLFLVPGIPLINSVTDIIDGNIQNGLVRAINGLMIAFAIAFGLFTSRMILNF; this is encoded by the coding sequence ATGAAAGATTCAGTAGCAGATGCACAATCTGCAGGAAATACGCTTTTAGAGATTGGCGCGTTATTAATGAGCTCAGGAGCCAGTACACACCGCACCAGAATTACCATTAAACGGATTGCAAAAAGCCTTGGATATGGAATTGATCTGCTTATTACGCAAAGAGCTTTAATGCTAACGATTATTGAAAAAGATCAGCAGTATTTTTTTAGCCGCCTGAAACGTATCTCTCCGCTTCACCCAAATTTTAAAATGGTTAGCGGAATCAGCCATTTAAGCTGGAATGTAAAGGAACAAAGCTGGTCAGTTGAAAAAATAAAGGAAGAATTAGAGCGACTAAAGTCGTTACCCAAATATCCGCGCTGGTTATTGTTAACGATGGTAGGCGCTGCCGGTGCCGGCTTCTGTAATCTTTTCGGTGGCGATGCATTAAACATGGGAGTTTCGTTTATTGCGACAATAGCCGGGCTTTTTGTCCGCCAAGAAGCTGTACGCAAAAATTTCAATCCCTACCTCTGCGTGTTTTTTGCTGCTCTGGTGGCATCGTTTATTGCCGGGCTCTCTGAACAATTCGAAATTGGTAGCGATCCAGAAAAGGCGGTTGCAACCTCTGTTCTTTTTCTTGTTCCCGGAATACCACTGATAAACTCGGTAACTGATATAATCGATGGCAATATTCAAAATGGTCTTGTTCGGGCTATCAACGGATTAATGATTGCTTTTGCAATTGCATTTGGCCTTTTTACATCCAGAATGATATTAAATTTTTGA
- a CDS encoding threonine/serine exporter family protein, with protein MILLGILIKAFWSGIAAIGFAILFNVPKRTLFAIGAMGAVGGFIKFGGMFLGIEIVLASFIGATIIGIISIQMAHIKKSPPLIFSIPGVIPMVPGAFAYRMMLGFIALIDLEDKDTYIQTLIDTVNNGAKMIFILISLAIGVSIPMLITRKESIKKLKEPTN; from the coding sequence ATGATATTACTCGGAATACTTATAAAAGCTTTTTGGTCGGGAATTGCAGCCATAGGGTTTGCCATACTTTTTAATGTACCAAAACGTACGCTTTTCGCCATTGGAGCAATGGGTGCCGTCGGTGGATTTATCAAATTTGGCGGTATGTTTTTGGGAATTGAAATTGTTTTAGCATCGTTTATCGGAGCTACAATCATAGGAATTATCAGTATACAAATGGCTCACATAAAGAAAAGTCCGCCACTGATTTTTTCCATACCAGGAGTGATTCCGATGGTTCCTGGAGCATTTGCTTACCGAATGATGTTAGGATTTATTGCGCTAATTGATCTTGAAGATAAAGACACTTATATTCAAACGCTAATCGACACGGTTAATAACGGTGCCAAAATGATTTTCATACTAATCTCGTTGGCCATAGGTGTATCAATACCAATGCTAATTACCAGAAAAGAATCGATAAAGAAATTGAAGGAGCCTACGAATTAA
- a CDS encoding DUF58 domain-containing protein — MKNLIDIEQFHRFDNLGLVAHEVVEGFITGLHRSPFHGFSVEFAEHRLYNQGESTKHVDWKLFARTDKLFVKQYEEETNLRCQLVVDTSSSMLFPYTKGKKHLHNKLAFSVYTAAALIYLMRKQRDAVGLTLFSDEIEFHSSPRISSVNAEVMYGKLSELIQPENAALRKNTNTTQVLHQIAENIHKRSLVIIFSDMLDSSKNEELFSALQHLRYNKHEVILFHVTDHSLEREFEFSNRPHKFVDLESGQVVKFNPSEVKQHYTNTVSEYFEDLKVRCGQYQIDLAEADINKDFKEVLFSYLVKRKKLY; from the coding sequence TTGAAGAACCTGATCGACATAGAACAATTTCACCGTTTTGATAACCTGGGGCTGGTGGCTCACGAGGTTGTTGAAGGGTTTATAACCGGTTTGCACCGAAGTCCGTTTCATGGATTTTCGGTTGAATTTGCCGAACACCGCTTATACAACCAGGGCGAGTCGACCAAACACGTCGACTGGAAATTGTTTGCACGCACCGACAAACTTTTCGTAAAACAATACGAAGAGGAAACCAACCTGCGTTGCCAACTCGTTGTCGATACTTCTTCATCCATGTTGTTTCCTTATACAAAAGGGAAAAAGCATTTACACAACAAACTGGCTTTTTCGGTGTACACGGCTGCTGCACTTATTTACCTGATGCGTAAACAACGCGATGCCGTTGGTCTCACACTCTTTTCCGACGAAATAGAGTTTCATTCGTCGCCACGAATTTCATCGGTAAATGCCGAGGTGATGTACGGAAAACTGTCGGAGCTCATTCAGCCCGAAAATGCCGCCTTACGAAAAAACACCAATACCACACAGGTATTACATCAAATTGCCGAGAATATCCATAAACGTTCGCTGGTAATTATTTTCAGCGACATGCTCGACAGCTCGAAAAACGAGGAGTTATTTTCGGCCCTGCAACACCTTCGCTATAACAAACACGAGGTTATTCTTTTTCATGTAACCGACCATTCTTTAGAGCGTGAGTTTGAATTTAGTAACCGTCCGCACAAGTTTGTTGATTTGGAGAGCGGGCAGGTGGTTAAGTTTAATCCATCGGAAGTAAAACAGCATTACACCAATACAGTTAGCGAGTATTTCGAAGACCTGAAAGTAAGGTGCGGGCAATACCAGATTGATTTGGCCGAAGCCGACATCAACAAAGATTTTAAGGAAGTTTTGTTTTCGTATTTAGTAAAACGTAAAAAACTGTACTAG
- the trxA gene encoding thioredoxin: MALEITDANFEELVMSSDKPVMIDFWAVWCGPCRMIAPIVEEMSAEYEGKAVIGKVDVDNNQDVAMKYGIRNIPTVLFVKNGEVVDKQVGAAPKQAFIDKLNALL, translated from the coding sequence ATGGCTTTAGAAATTACAGATGCCAATTTTGAAGAATTGGTAATGAGTTCAGACAAACCGGTGATGATCGATTTTTGGGCAGTTTGGTGTGGCCCTTGCCGAATGATTGCACCAATTGTTGAAGAAATGTCTGCTGAGTACGAAGGCAAAGCAGTAATCGGAAAAGTTGATGTCGACAACAACCAGGATGTCGCAATGAAGTACGGAATCAGAAACATTCCTACAGTATTGTTTGTGAAAAACGGCGAAGTTGTTGACAAACAAGTTGGAGCTGCTCCAAAACAAGCTTTCATCGACAAGCTTAACGCGCTGCTGTAA
- the dnaE gene encoding DNA polymerase III subunit alpha, with translation MVPFTHLHVHSQYSILDGAASIGDLVGKAKSDNMPALALTDHGTMFGIKEFHAACSKAEIKPILGCETYVASRTINDKSDKIDRSGHHLILLAKNKVGYINLIKLISTASTTGFYYKPRIDKELLEKHHEGLVASSACLGGEIAQHIMANNLKAAEEAILWYKKLFGEDYYLELMRHPAQSQREREEVYDWQVKVNKQLVPLAKKLGVKLIATNDIHFTNESDAEAHDLLICLNTGKDFDDPNRMRYTKQEWFKTQSEMNELFKDLPDALANTNEIAEKVEAFELNTSPIMPVFPIPEEIGTEEGFKEKYSEADLRQEFGDSAFERLGGYDKVIRVKLESAFLEHLTFEGAKERYGDPLEKSVEERLIFELNTIKTMGYPGYFLITQDFINWAKDNGVIVGPGRGSAAGAAVSYCAGITNIDPIKYDLLFERFLNPDRISLPDVDIDFDDDGRQLVLEYVTNKYGKDKVAHICTFGTMATKSSIRDVARVLKLPLPEADRLAKLVPEAPKMSFKKAFKESPDLAREKDSPIPLVVDTLNFAEKLEGSVRNTGVHACGILISRDPLTDHIPLMPTKDEEHLLTTQYDGRFVEDIGLLKMDFLGLKTLSIIKECLENIKLSKGIEVSINEIPLNDEKTFELFSHGETTAIFQFESDGMKKHLRDLKPNRFEDLVAMNALYRPGPMEYIPDYIARKHGKQKVDYDVPMMEEYLSDTYGITVFQEQVMLLSRLLAGFTRGDSDTLRKAMGKKIMSVMEKLKVKFVDGCKANRQFVDECKNKGKQTDEVINKIWKDWEAFASYAFNKSHSVCYAYIAYQTGFLKAHYPAEFMAANLSRNLNNIVDITKLMNECKRMNLNVLGPDVNESFIKFTANPEGDIRFGMGAIKGVGAGAVQHIIDVRNERGHFKTIYDLVEHVNLQSVNKKNLEALAMAGAFTNLEGVNRSCFFAGENENDDTNFIEKLIRYGNRVQLEAQSAQQSLFGGMGGGQDIQKPPIPKVDEWAKLIMLEKEKNLIGIYLTAHPLDDYRLEITNFCSREVALKDLNNDISKYQGKDFTFGGMVTAAREGQSKNGNMYAVMTLTDYTDSKELFFFGNDYVNFSKFCKVGLFIMVKGSVKQRFNSDFYEYKVNSIELLDDVREKYIKSLTINVPLKALTEDFVKHVDQIAGEYKGKALLKFNVFDTENNMYIEMFSRTTRVIPLDGFLKFFDEQPEMSYRIN, from the coding sequence ATGGTTCCATTTACGCATTTACACGTACACTCGCAATACTCTATTCTCGATGGCGCTGCCAGCATTGGCGATTTGGTAGGCAAAGCAAAAAGCGACAATATGCCGGCTTTGGCTTTAACCGATCACGGAACAATGTTTGGCATTAAAGAGTTCCATGCGGCCTGTTCAAAGGCTGAAATCAAACCCATTTTGGGATGTGAAACTTATGTGGCTTCCCGCACAATCAATGATAAAAGCGATAAAATCGACCGCTCGGGGCATCACCTTATTTTGTTGGCAAAAAACAAGGTCGGTTATATTAATCTGATCAAGCTGATCTCGACAGCCAGCACAACCGGTTTTTATTACAAACCACGTATTGATAAAGAACTGCTCGAGAAACATCACGAAGGTTTGGTCGCATCATCGGCCTGTTTGGGAGGCGAGATTGCACAGCATATAATGGCCAATAACCTGAAAGCTGCCGAGGAAGCCATTTTGTGGTATAAAAAACTGTTTGGCGAAGATTACTACCTGGAGTTGATGCGACACCCGGCACAATCGCAACGCGAGCGTGAAGAAGTTTACGACTGGCAGGTAAAAGTTAATAAGCAATTGGTTCCGTTGGCCAAAAAGCTGGGTGTGAAATTAATTGCCACCAACGATATTCACTTCACCAACGAATCGGATGCGGAAGCGCATGATTTGTTGATCTGCCTGAATACCGGGAAAGATTTTGACGACCCGAACCGGATGCGTTACACCAAGCAGGAGTGGTTTAAAACGCAGTCCGAAATGAATGAGCTTTTTAAAGACCTTCCGGATGCATTGGCCAATACCAACGAAATTGCCGAAAAGGTTGAGGCTTTCGAACTGAATACATCGCCTATTATGCCGGTGTTCCCCATTCCTGAAGAAATTGGAACGGAAGAAGGTTTTAAGGAGAAATATTCAGAGGCTGATTTGCGCCAGGAATTTGGCGATTCGGCTTTTGAACGTTTGGGTGGATACGATAAAGTTATTCGTGTAAAACTGGAGTCGGCATTTTTGGAACACCTTACATTCGAAGGGGCCAAAGAACGGTATGGCGATCCGCTGGAGAAAAGTGTGGAAGAACGCCTTATTTTCGAGCTGAATACCATTAAGACAATGGGTTACCCCGGTTACTTCCTTATTACGCAGGACTTTATTAACTGGGCAAAAGATAACGGTGTGATCGTTGGTCCGGGACGTGGATCGGCTGCCGGTGCGGCCGTATCGTATTGTGCGGGAATTACCAACATCGACCCGATTAAATACGACCTGCTTTTCGAGCGTTTCCTGAATCCCGATCGTATATCGCTTCCCGATGTCGATATCGACTTTGATGATGACGGACGACAGCTGGTACTGGAATATGTAACCAATAAATACGGGAAAGATAAGGTGGCTCACATTTGTACTTTCGGTACTATGGCTACCAAGTCTTCGATCAGGGATGTGGCCCGTGTGCTAAAATTGCCCTTACCCGAAGCCGATCGTTTGGCCAAGTTGGTGCCCGAGGCTCCGAAAATGAGTTTCAAAAAGGCTTTTAAAGAAAGTCCCGATCTGGCAAGAGAAAAGGATTCGCCTATTCCTCTGGTTGTTGATACGCTGAATTTTGCTGAAAAACTTGAAGGTTCGGTGCGAAATACCGGGGTGCACGCCTGCGGAATCCTGATCAGCCGCGATCCGCTGACAGATCATATTCCGTTGATGCCTACCAAAGATGAGGAGCATCTGCTGACAACACAGTACGATGGTCGTTTTGTGGAAGACATCGGTTTGCTGAAAATGGACTTCCTCGGACTGAAAACCCTGTCGATTATAAAAGAGTGTTTGGAAAACATCAAGCTGTCGAAAGGAATTGAAGTTTCGATAAATGAAATTCCACTCAATGATGAAAAGACATTCGAGCTTTTTAGTCACGGCGAAACCACAGCTATCTTCCAGTTTGAATCGGACGGAATGAAAAAACACCTACGCGATTTGAAGCCTAACCGCTTTGAAGACCTGGTGGCCATGAACGCGCTTTATCGTCCGGGACCAATGGAATATATCCCCGATTATATTGCACGTAAACACGGTAAACAGAAAGTGGATTACGATGTGCCGATGATGGAAGAATACCTGAGTGATACTTACGGTATTACCGTTTTCCAGGAGCAAGTGATGTTACTCTCGCGTTTGCTGGCGGGCTTTACCCGTGGCGACTCGGATACGCTGCGTAAGGCGATGGGTAAGAAGATTATGTCGGTGATGGAAAAACTTAAAGTTAAGTTTGTTGATGGTTGTAAAGCCAACCGGCAGTTTGTTGACGAATGCAAAAACAAAGGGAAACAGACCGACGAAGTAATTAATAAAATCTGGAAAGACTGGGAGGCCTTTGCTTCGTACGCGTTTAACAAATCGCACTCGGTTTGTTACGCTTACATTGCGTATCAGACAGGTTTCCTGAAAGCGCATTACCCGGCAGAGTTTATGGCGGCCAACCTTAGCCGAAACCTGAATAATATTGTTGATATTACCAAGTTAATGAACGAGTGCAAACGCATGAACTTAAATGTGCTTGGCCCGGATGTTAACGAAAGTTTTATCAAATTTACTGCTAACCCTGAAGGCGATATCCGTTTTGGAATGGGCGCCATTAAAGGGGTTGGTGCCGGAGCTGTTCAGCATATTATCGATGTGCGTAACGAGCGCGGTCATTTTAAAACTATTTACGATTTGGTGGAGCATGTGAACCTTCAGTCCGTGAATAAAAAGAACCTCGAAGCGCTGGCTATGGCCGGAGCTTTTACCAACCTGGAGGGCGTAAACCGCAGTTGCTTTTTTGCCGGCGAAAATGAAAACGACGACACCAATTTTATCGAAAAACTGATTCGCTATGGTAACCGCGTTCAGCTGGAAGCGCAGAGTGCACAGCAAAGTTTATTCGGAGGAATGGGAGGCGGACAGGACATTCAAAAGCCGCCTATCCCGAAAGTTGATGAGTGGGCAAAACTGATTATGCTGGAGAAGGAGAAGAACCTGATTGGTATTTATCTAACAGCTCACCCGCTTGATGATTACCGTTTAGAGATCACCAACTTCTGCTCGAGAGAGGTGGCGCTGAAAGACCTGAATAACGATATCTCGAAATACCAGGGTAAAGACTTTACTTTTGGAGGAATGGTTACTGCAGCGCGCGAAGGACAGTCGAAAAACGGAAATATGTATGCCGTTATGACCTTGACTGATTATACCGATTCAAAAGAACTTTTCTTCTTTGGGAACGACTATGTAAACTTTAGTAAGTTTTGTAAAGTGGGGCTGTTTATCATGGTGAAAGGTTCGGTGAAGCAGCGTTTTAACAGCGATTTTTACGAGTATAAAGTGAACAGCATTGAGCTTCTCGACGATGTGCGCGAAAAATACATTAAAAGTTTAACCATTAATGTGCCGCTAAAAGCATTAACCGAAGACTTTGTAAAACACGTCGATCAGATCGCCGGAGAATACAAAGGAAAAGCCCTGCTGAAATTTAATGTTTTTGATACCGAGAACAATATGTACATTGAAATGTTTTCAAGAACTACAAGGGTAATTCCTTTGGATGGTTTTCTGAAGTTTTTTGATGAACAACCGGAAATGAGTTACAGAATTAATTAA
- a CDS encoding HIT family protein, giving the protein MASIFTKIINGEIPSYKVAEDENYFAFLDIFPTAKGHTLVIPKKEVDYLFDLDDETYAGLQMFAKKVAKGLEKAVPCKKVGVMVLGLEVPHAHIHLVPMQSEHDLLNFADKTKFPPGEMEQLGKLIAENID; this is encoded by the coding sequence ATGGCAAGCATTTTTACAAAAATTATCAATGGTGAGATTCCTTCATACAAGGTAGCTGAGGACGAGAATTATTTTGCTTTTCTCGACATTTTCCCAACTGCAAAAGGACACACTTTGGTAATTCCGAAGAAAGAGGTAGACTACCTTTTTGATTTGGATGATGAAACCTACGCAGGTTTGCAAATGTTTGCCAAAAAAGTGGCCAAAGGTCTGGAAAAAGCTGTTCCCTGCAAAAAAGTTGGGGTAATGGTTTTGGGGCTCGAAGTGCCACATGCACACATTCATTTGGTGCCCATGCAAAGCGAACACGATTTGCTGAACTTTGCCGACAAAACAAAATTCCCTCCCGGGGAAATGGAGCAACTGGGAAAGCTCATCGCTGAAAATATTGACTAA
- the greA gene encoding transcription elongation factor GreA: MSEVTYLTKDGLEKLKKELEHLMTVERPKISKQIGEAIEKGDISENAEYDAAKDAQGMLEAKIAQIKNIVANARILDESKIDTSKVQILNKVTIKNKKNGATMQYTLVPESEANLKEGKISVQTPIAKGLMGKKVGDVVEIKVPSGVIPFEIVEISI; this comes from the coding sequence ATGTCCGAAGTAACATATTTAACGAAAGACGGATTAGAAAAACTGAAGAAAGAGTTGGAGCACTTGATGACTGTTGAGCGCCCAAAAATTTCGAAGCAGATTGGCGAGGCCATTGAGAAGGGTGATATCTCGGAAAATGCCGAGTATGATGCAGCAAAAGATGCCCAGGGTATGCTTGAGGCTAAAATAGCACAGATAAAAAACATAGTGGCCAATGCCCGAATTCTCGATGAATCAAAAATTGATACATCGAAAGTTCAGATTCTGAATAAAGTAACCATCAAGAACAAAAAGAATGGCGCTACGATGCAATATACTTTGGTTCCTGAAAGTGAAGCGAATCTGAAAGAAGGAAAGATCTCGGTACAAACGCCAATTGCCAAAGGATTGATGGGCAAAAAAGTTGGCGATGTGGTAGAAATTAAAGTTCCGTCAGGAGTAATACCTTTTGAGATTGTAGAAATTTCAATTTAA